The following are encoded in a window of Limibacter armeniacum genomic DNA:
- a CDS encoding AlbA family DNA-binding domain-containing protein, producing MELSDLKKLIAEGESQTLDFKKTVSNVYKIAKTIVSFANTDGGILLIGVQDDKYITGVDPEEEIYLLNEASTFYCDPPIELTYEKVETEEGKTVLAAHVPNSTQKPHFSLSQKEEWNAYSRMNDMSVLASRMTIQLAEQQDEQERRRLTNHEESLLDYLHKYEKITSKGYARLVNVSERRAKRNLIDLTKEGIIRLHDFEKDIFYTLA from the coding sequence GTGGAACTCTCAGATCTGAAAAAACTGATTGCCGAAGGAGAGTCGCAAACGCTTGACTTCAAAAAGACCGTTTCCAACGTGTACAAGATCGCCAAGACTATCGTCTCATTTGCCAATACTGATGGCGGAATACTTTTGATTGGCGTTCAGGATGACAAGTACATTACAGGTGTGGATCCGGAAGAGGAAATTTATTTGTTAAACGAGGCTTCGACTTTTTACTGTGATCCTCCAATTGAACTAACTTATGAAAAAGTAGAAACTGAAGAGGGCAAGACTGTGCTCGCTGCCCATGTACCCAACAGCACTCAAAAACCGCATTTCTCATTAAGTCAAAAAGAAGAATGGAATGCTTATTCTAGAATGAATGATATGAGTGTACTTGCCAGCAGGATGACCATCCAATTGGCAGAACAGCAGGATGAACAAGAGAGAAGAAGGCTCACCAACCATGAGGAATCGCTGCTTGATTACCTGCACAAATACGAAAAAATCACCTCAAAAGGCTATGCCCGCCTTGTAAACGTTTCAGAAAGAAGGGCAAAACGCAACCTGATTGACCTGACAAAAGAAGGCATTATCAGGCTTCATGATTTTGAAAAAGATATCTTTTACACTTTAGCCTGA
- a CDS encoding CoA-binding protein, protein MKKTLILGATPNPERYAYRAAHKLTEHGHEIVPVGIKKGEVAGQQILNEMGTHDDVHTVTLYVGPQHQPEWYDYILGLNPERIIFNPGTENPELEQRAQAQGVEVVEGCTLVMLSVGTY, encoded by the coding sequence ATGAAGAAGACACTAATTCTGGGTGCGACTCCAAACCCTGAAAGATATGCTTACCGAGCTGCTCATAAGCTGACAGAGCATGGCCATGAAATTGTGCCTGTTGGTATCAAAAAGGGAGAGGTTGCTGGTCAACAAATCCTCAATGAGATGGGGACTCACGATGATGTTCATACTGTGACTTTATACGTGGGACCGCAGCATCAGCCTGAATGGTATGATTACATTTTAGGGTTAAATCCTGAAAGAATCATTTTCAATCCAGGTACAGAAAATCCTGAACTGGAGCAAAGGGCACAAGCGCAAGGGGTTGAAGTAGTAGAAGGGTGTACACTGGTTATGTTGTCAGTGGGAACCTACTAA
- a CDS encoding Na/Pi cotransporter family protein, whose translation MEFGLFEVLKLVGSLGFFIYGMKIMSEGIQNVAGDKMKQILAAMTSNKWAGVFTGFLITTIIQSSSATTVMLVSFVNASLLTLEQSIGVIMGANIGTTVTAWIISILGFKVKMSKLALPIIAFGLPMMFFSNKKTKQWGEVLVGFALLFMGLAALKDSVPTLSADQLVFLEQLTDYGILSTMLFVMIGTLITVVVQSSSAAMALTLVLCNQGIIPFEVAAAMVLGENIGTTITANLASLVGNTAAKRASRAHFIFNVFGVLWMIAVFPWFLRGIEYFMLNYTDYGSPFVNTGSVAIGLSIFHTSFNLINVMLMINLVKVIRNVVIKMVPEKEGEDDKFKLVYINTGELLTTEAALTQVKKEMVRLGEQITDMSGKAKKMLMLNEEQKPERKMLIEKIRKIEDDLDEVEVEVSDYLLKISESGSVSEIAALEIRSLMRISHDLERISDIYKSMSFVVEKRYGEKIWLTPEQQSELSEYFSLIDEVLELMNKNLAGEYGKADLDEAKKLEKRVNKKRKELRKVNMSRTTDKDDLVHLLAYNDLISSIERVGDHMLNVSEGVAGVVD comes from the coding sequence ATGGAATTCGGATTATTTGAAGTATTAAAATTGGTAGGCTCACTGGGCTTCTTCATCTATGGCATGAAGATTATGAGTGAAGGCATCCAAAACGTGGCAGGAGACAAGATGAAACAGATTCTGGCTGCGATGACCTCCAATAAGTGGGCTGGCGTTTTTACTGGATTTTTAATTACCACTATCATCCAGTCATCTTCAGCTACTACCGTAATGCTTGTGAGCTTTGTGAATGCCTCCCTGCTCACACTTGAGCAGTCGATTGGTGTTATCATGGGTGCAAACATCGGTACTACTGTAACGGCTTGGATCATTTCCATTCTTGGTTTTAAGGTGAAAATGTCAAAACTGGCGCTTCCAATCATTGCTTTTGGTTTGCCAATGATGTTTTTCTCTAACAAGAAAACTAAGCAATGGGGGGAAGTATTAGTAGGGTTTGCCCTTCTTTTCATGGGACTTGCAGCCTTGAAAGATTCAGTTCCGACGCTTTCTGCGGACCAGCTTGTTTTCTTGGAGCAGCTGACGGATTACGGTATTCTTTCGACAATGCTATTTGTCATGATCGGTACGCTGATCACGGTTGTAGTGCAGTCATCAAGTGCGGCAATGGCACTTACATTAGTGCTTTGTAACCAAGGTATCATTCCATTTGAAGTGGCAGCAGCCATGGTTTTGGGTGAGAACATTGGTACTACCATTACGGCAAACTTGGCCTCGCTAGTAGGTAATACTGCCGCTAAAAGAGCTTCACGTGCACACTTTATCTTCAACGTATTTGGTGTGCTATGGATGATCGCAGTGTTCCCTTGGTTCCTGAGAGGAATTGAATACTTTATGCTGAACTATACAGACTACGGTTCACCGTTTGTTAATACAGGTTCTGTAGCCATTGGTCTTTCAATCTTCCACACTTCATTCAACCTGATCAACGTAATGTTGATGATCAACTTGGTGAAGGTGATCAGAAATGTGGTAATCAAGATGGTGCCAGAAAAAGAAGGAGAGGATGACAAGTTTAAGTTGGTTTACATCAATACAGGTGAATTACTGACTACTGAAGCTGCACTAACTCAAGTGAAGAAAGAAATGGTTCGTTTGGGTGAGCAGATCACTGATATGTCTGGAAAGGCTAAGAAGATGTTGATGCTGAATGAAGAGCAGAAGCCTGAAAGAAAAATGCTGATTGAAAAGATCAGAAAAATTGAGGATGATCTGGATGAAGTAGAAGTAGAGGTATCTGATTACCTGCTTAAAATCTCTGAGTCTGGTAGTGTGTCTGAAATTGCAGCTCTTGAAATCCGTAGCTTGATGCGTATTTCGCATGACCTTGAGCGAATCTCTGATATTTATAAGAGTATGAGCTTTGTGGTGGAAAAACGCTATGGTGAAAAAATCTGGTTGACTCCTGAGCAACAGTCTGAGTTGTCAGAGTACTTCAGCCTGATTGACGAAGTACTTGAGCTGATGAACAAGAACTTGGCTGGTGAGTATGGAAAGGCTGACCTTGATGAGGCTAAGAAGCTTGAAAAGCGTGTTAACAAGAAGCGTAAAGAACTTCGTAAAGTGAATATGTCTCGTACTACTGATAAGGACGATCTGGTTCACCTGTTAGCTTATAATGACCTGATTTCCTCTATTGAGCGAGTAGGTGATCATATGCTGAATGTTTCTGAAGGCGTAGCTGGTGTAGTGGATTAA
- a CDS encoding histone deacetylase family protein: protein MLKIAYSPVYVHELPEGHRFPMLKYELLVEQLMYEGIITEKHLFEPHPVDERYILETHDAIYWDRLKKLSLDRKEVRRIGFPLSDELVHREMVINQGSIMCAEFAMEYGVAMNIAGGTHHAFADCGEGFCLLNDIAMAANYLINHRGINQVLVVDLDVHQGNGTASIFQGNDKVYTFSMHGAHNFPLRKEMSDLDIGLPDGTTDQPYLDLLAHHLNELLDTQKPEIVFFQSGVDVLHTDKLGRLAMTIQGCKERDRLVLEACHKRGIPVCVSMGGGYSAQIRDIVNAHANTFKLAESIYA, encoded by the coding sequence GTGCTGAAGATAGCCTATTCACCTGTATATGTCCACGAACTGCCAGAAGGGCACCGCTTTCCTATGCTGAAGTATGAGTTGCTGGTAGAGCAGCTAATGTATGAAGGCATTATTACTGAAAAGCACCTTTTTGAGCCTCACCCTGTGGACGAACGCTATATTCTTGAGACACACGATGCCATATACTGGGATCGATTGAAAAAACTTTCCTTAGATAGGAAAGAGGTACGTCGTATTGGTTTTCCTCTTTCTGATGAACTGGTTCATAGGGAAATGGTCATCAATCAGGGATCCATTATGTGTGCAGAGTTTGCAATGGAATATGGTGTGGCAATGAATATTGCAGGTGGAACGCATCATGCTTTTGCTGATTGTGGTGAAGGATTTTGTCTACTGAATGATATAGCCATGGCTGCGAATTACCTGATCAATCACAGAGGAATCAACCAAGTGTTGGTTGTGGACTTGGATGTGCACCAAGGTAATGGTACTGCCAGTATTTTTCAGGGGAATGACAAGGTGTACACATTCAGCATGCACGGCGCCCATAATTTTCCATTACGTAAGGAAATGTCTGACCTGGACATAGGCTTGCCTGATGGGACAACAGACCAACCTTATCTTGATTTACTGGCGCATCACCTCAATGAATTATTGGATACTCAGAAACCTGAAATCGTATTTTTTCAGTCTGGAGTCGATGTGTTGCATACGGATAAGTTAGGAAGGTTGGCGATGACAATTCAGGGATGTAAGGAACGTGATAGGTTGGTACTTGAAGCTTGTCACAAAAGAGGGATTCCTGTTTGTGTAAGTATGGGTGGAGGTTATTCAGCACAGATACGTGATATCGTCAATGCACATGCCAATACTTTCAAATTGGCAGAAAGTATTTATGCTTAG
- a CDS encoding acetyl-CoA carboxylase carboxyltransferase subunit alpha, with amino-acid sequence MDTLLDFEKPIAELENKLADMKQLATDNHVDVEEAIVELEKKIKHLKENTFKNLTRWQRVQLSRHPDRPYTLDYIYAITDDFIEIHGDRAYADDKAMVGGFGTIGDETFMIIGQQKGRNTKQRQERNFGMANPEGYRKALRLMKMAEKFGKPIVTLIDTPGAFPGLEAEERGQAEAIARNLKEMFMLKVPVICIVIGEGASGGALGIAIGDTVMMLENTWYSVISPESCSSILWRSWEYKEQAAEALRLTATDMKGFGLVDRIIEEPLGGAHTDPVTISNTLKAVILEETKKLQELSNEERISKRIDKYGSMGVVNG; translated from the coding sequence ATGGATACACTGTTAGATTTCGAAAAACCAATCGCAGAACTTGAAAACAAGTTAGCGGACATGAAACAATTGGCAACCGACAACCACGTAGATGTCGAAGAGGCCATTGTTGAGTTGGAGAAGAAGATTAAACACCTTAAAGAGAATACTTTTAAGAACCTGACCAGATGGCAAAGGGTACAACTTTCTCGCCACCCGGACAGACCATATACACTGGATTATATCTATGCCATCACCGATGATTTTATTGAGATTCACGGTGACCGTGCTTATGCAGATGACAAAGCTATGGTTGGTGGTTTCGGTACAATTGGTGATGAAACATTTATGATCATCGGTCAGCAGAAAGGACGTAATACCAAGCAGCGTCAGGAGCGTAACTTTGGTATGGCGAACCCTGAGGGTTACCGTAAAGCACTTCGCTTGATGAAAATGGCGGAGAAGTTTGGTAAACCAATTGTTACCTTGATTGATACTCCAGGTGCATTCCCAGGTCTTGAGGCTGAAGAAAGGGGACAGGCAGAGGCAATTGCCCGCAACCTGAAGGAAATGTTTATGTTGAAAGTGCCAGTTATCTGTATCGTGATTGGTGAAGGTGCATCAGGTGGTGCATTGGGTATCGCAATTGGTGATACAGTAATGATGCTGGAAAACACTTGGTATTCTGTGATTTCTCCTGAATCATGTTCTTCAATTCTTTGGAGAAGCTGGGAATACAAGGAGCAGGCAGCAGAAGCACTGAGACTTACAGCTACAGATATGAAAGGCTTCGGTCTGGTAGACCGTATCATTGAAGAGCCACTGGGTGGTGCACACACTGACCCTGTTACCATTTCCAATACGCTGAAAGCAGTAATTCTGGAAGAAACCAAGAAATTGCAAGAGCTCTCAAATGAAGAGCGTATCAGCAAAAGAATTGACAAATACGGATCAATGGGCGTTGTAAACGGCTAA